A stretch of Streptomyces vietnamensis DNA encodes these proteins:
- a CDS encoding alpha-ketoacid dehydrogenase subunit beta: protein MTTATTGTAAAKAGGNAAKPKPATMAQALQRAMRDAMAEDPTVHVMGEDVGTLGGVFRVTDGLAKEFGEDRCTDTPLAEAGILGAAVGMAMYGLRPVVEMQFDAFAYPAFEQLLSHVAKMRNRTRGAMPMPIVIRVPYGGGIGGVEHHSDSSEAYYMATPGLHVVTPATVEDAYGLLRAAIASDDPVVFLEPKRLYWSKSDWSPEAPAPVEPIGKAVVRRRGTGATLITYGPSVPVCLEAAEAAQAEGWDLEVVDLRSLVPFDDETVCASVRRTGRAVVVHESTGFGGPGAEIAARVTERCFHHLEAPVLRVAGFDIPYPPPMLERHHLPGVDRVLDAVARLQWEAGS, encoded by the coding sequence ATGACGACCGCGACGACCGGCACCGCGGCGGCCAAGGCCGGCGGGAACGCCGCGAAGCCGAAGCCCGCCACGATGGCGCAGGCGCTCCAGCGCGCCATGCGCGACGCGATGGCCGAGGACCCGACCGTCCATGTGATGGGCGAGGACGTCGGCACTCTCGGCGGCGTCTTCCGGGTCACCGACGGGCTCGCCAAGGAGTTCGGCGAGGACCGCTGCACCGACACCCCGCTGGCCGAGGCGGGCATCCTCGGCGCGGCCGTCGGCATGGCCATGTACGGTCTGCGGCCGGTCGTGGAGATGCAGTTCGACGCGTTCGCGTACCCGGCGTTCGAGCAGCTGCTCTCGCACGTGGCGAAGATGCGGAACCGGACGCGCGGCGCGATGCCGATGCCGATCGTCATCCGCGTCCCGTACGGCGGCGGGATCGGCGGCGTCGAGCACCACAGCGACTCCTCCGAGGCCTACTACATGGCCACGCCTGGGCTGCACGTCGTCACCCCGGCGACCGTCGAGGACGCGTACGGGCTGCTGCGCGCGGCCATCGCCTCCGACGACCCGGTGGTCTTCCTGGAGCCCAAGCGGCTCTACTGGTCCAAGTCCGACTGGTCCCCCGAGGCGCCCGCGCCCGTCGAGCCGATCGGCAAGGCCGTCGTGCGGCGCCGGGGCACCGGCGCCACCCTGATCACCTACGGTCCCTCGGTGCCGGTCTGCCTGGAGGCGGCGGAGGCCGCGCAGGCGGAGGGCTGGGACCTGGAGGTCGTCGACCTGCGCTCGCTCGTGCCGTTCGACGACGAGACCGTCTGCGCCTCCGTGCGGCGCACCGGCCGCGCGGTCGTCGTCCACGAGTCGACCGGCTTCGGCGGCCCCGGCGCGGAGATCGCCGCGCGCGTGACCGAGCGCTGCTTCCACCACCTGGAGGCGCCGGTGCTGCGGGTCGCGGGCTTCGACATCCCGTATCCGCCGCCGATGCTGGAGCGGCACCATCTGCCGGGCGTGGACCGGGTCCTGGACGCGGTCGCGCGACTGCAGTGGGAGGCGGGCAGCTGA
- the pdhA gene encoding pyruvate dehydrogenase (acetyl-transferring) E1 component subunit alpha produces MDSLQQRSSTVQEPPGAVPAYRPTPPPAWQPRTDPAPLLPEAEPLRVLGTDAVADADPALLLRLYAELIRGRRYNTQATALTKQGRLAVYPSTTGQEACEIAAALALEERDWLFPSYRDTLAAVARGLDPVQALTLLRGDWHTGYDPHEHRIAPLCTPLATQLPHAVGLAHAARLKGDDVVALAMVGDGGTSEGDFHEALNFAAVWQAPVVFLVQNNGFAISVPLAKQTAAPSLAHKAVGYGMPGRLVDGNDAVAVHQVLTEAVARARRGGGPTLVEAVTYRIDAHTNADDATRYRAAGEVEAWRAHDPILLLERELTERGLLDEDGRRAAAEAAETMAAELRERMNADPVLDPMELFSHVYAEQTTQLREQAAQLRAELEAEGEA; encoded by the coding sequence GTGGACTCGTTGCAACAGCGCAGTTCGACAGTCCAAGAGCCGCCCGGTGCCGTTCCCGCCTACCGGCCCACCCCGCCGCCCGCCTGGCAGCCGCGCACGGACCCCGCGCCGCTGCTGCCCGAGGCCGAGCCGCTGCGCGTGCTCGGCACGGACGCGGTGGCCGACGCCGACCCCGCGCTGCTGCTCCGGCTCTACGCGGAGCTGATCCGCGGCCGCCGGTACAACACGCAGGCCACCGCCCTCACCAAGCAGGGCCGGCTCGCCGTGTACCCGTCCACCACCGGCCAGGAGGCGTGCGAGATCGCCGCCGCCCTCGCCCTGGAGGAGCGGGACTGGCTCTTCCCCTCGTACCGCGACACCCTCGCCGCCGTCGCCCGGGGCCTCGACCCCGTCCAGGCCCTGACCCTGCTGCGCGGCGACTGGCACACCGGGTACGACCCGCACGAGCACCGCATCGCGCCGCTCTGCACCCCGCTCGCCACCCAGCTCCCGCACGCCGTGGGCCTCGCCCACGCCGCCCGCCTCAAGGGCGACGACGTCGTCGCCCTCGCCATGGTCGGCGACGGCGGCACCAGCGAGGGCGACTTCCACGAGGCGCTGAACTTCGCCGCCGTCTGGCAGGCCCCCGTGGTCTTCCTCGTCCAGAACAACGGCTTCGCGATCTCCGTGCCGCTCGCCAAGCAGACCGCGGCCCCCTCCCTCGCCCACAAGGCCGTCGGATACGGGATGCCGGGCCGGCTCGTCGACGGCAACGACGCGGTCGCCGTCCACCAGGTGCTCACCGAGGCCGTGGCCCGCGCCCGGCGCGGCGGCGGCCCCACCCTCGTCGAGGCCGTCACCTACCGGATCGACGCCCACACCAACGCCGACGACGCCACCCGCTACCGGGCGGCCGGCGAGGTCGAGGCCTGGCGGGCGCACGACCCGATCCTGCTGCTCGAACGGGAACTGACGGAGCGTGGCCTGCTCGACGAGGACGGCAGGCGCGCGGCGGCCGAGGCCGCCGAGACGATGGCGGCGGAGCTGCGCGAACGGATGAACGCCGACCCGGTGCTCGACCCGATGGAGCTCTTCTCCCACGTCTACGCGGAGCAGACCACGCAGCTGCGTGAACAGGCGGCGCAGCTGCGCGCCGAGCTCGAAGCCGAGGGTGAGGCGTGA
- a CDS encoding dihydrolipoamide acetyltransferase family protein — MAQVLEFKLPDLGEGLTEAEIVRWLVAVGDVVAIDQPVVEVETAKAMVEVPCPYGGVVTARYGEEGTELPVGAPLLTVAVGGTGAPEELTEAAPEAAPKASAEAVSSEYSGNVLVGYGTAGPAARRRRVRHTSPAAAQAPAAPAPAAAAPAPVAAPAVAHEGPVPVISPLVRKLARDRGLDLREVRGSGPEGLILRADVELALAALERPVAAPAPAPASAPASAVAAPAGERVPLRGVRGAVADKLSRSRTEIPDATCWVDADATELMAARAAMNAAGGPKISLLALLARICVHALARFPELNSTVDTAAREIVRLPSVHLGFAAQTPRGLVVPVVKDAGTRTAESLTAEFARLTEAARQGAITPADLTGGTFTLNNYGVFGVDGSTPIINHPEAAMLGVGRIIPKPWVHQGELAVRQVVQLSLTFDHRVCDGGTAGGFLRYVADCVEQPAVLLRTV, encoded by the coding sequence ATGGCACAGGTCCTTGAGTTCAAGCTGCCCGACCTCGGTGAGGGCCTCACCGAGGCCGAGATCGTGCGCTGGCTGGTCGCCGTCGGCGACGTCGTCGCCATCGACCAGCCGGTCGTCGAGGTCGAGACGGCCAAGGCGATGGTCGAGGTGCCCTGCCCGTACGGCGGTGTCGTCACCGCCCGGTACGGCGAGGAGGGCACCGAACTGCCCGTCGGCGCACCGCTCCTGACGGTCGCCGTGGGCGGCACGGGCGCGCCGGAGGAGCTCACCGAGGCCGCTCCCGAAGCGGCGCCGAAGGCATCCGCCGAGGCCGTCTCCTCCGAGTACTCGGGCAACGTGCTCGTCGGCTACGGCACGGCCGGGCCCGCCGCCCGGCGCCGCCGGGTGCGGCACACGAGCCCGGCGGCCGCGCAGGCCCCGGCTGCTCCTGCTCCGGCTGCTGCTGCTCCGGCTCCTGTCGCCGCTCCGGCGGTCGCCCACGAGGGGCCCGTGCCCGTCATCTCGCCGCTCGTGCGGAAGCTGGCCCGCGACCGGGGCCTCGACCTGCGGGAGGTGCGCGGATCCGGGCCCGAGGGGCTGATCCTGCGTGCCGACGTGGAGCTGGCCCTCGCGGCCCTGGAGCGGCCGGTCGCCGCCCCGGCGCCCGCGCCCGCGTCTGCGCCCGCGTCTGCTGTCGCGGCACCGGCCGGTGAGCGGGTTCCGCTGCGCGGGGTCCGTGGCGCGGTGGCGGACAAGCTGTCCCGCAGCCGTACGGAGATCCCCGACGCGACCTGCTGGGTCGACGCCGACGCGACCGAGCTGATGGCGGCCCGCGCGGCGATGAACGCGGCCGGCGGGCCGAAGATCTCGCTGCTCGCGCTCCTCGCGCGGATCTGCGTCCACGCGCTGGCCCGGTTCCCCGAGCTCAACTCCACCGTGGACACGGCCGCCCGGGAGATCGTCCGGCTGCCGTCCGTGCACCTCGGCTTCGCCGCCCAGACCCCGCGCGGGCTTGTCGTCCCCGTGGTCAAGGACGCGGGGACCCGGACCGCCGAGTCGCTGACGGCCGAGTTCGCCCGGCTGACGGAGGCGGCCCGGCAGGGCGCGATCACCCCGGCCGATCTGACCGGCGGCACGTTCACCCTCAACAACTACGGGGTGTTCGGGGTCGACGGCTCCACGCCGATCATCAACCACCCCGAGGCGGCCATGCTCGGGGTCGGCCGGATCATCCCCAAGCCCTGGGTCCACCAGGGCGAACTGGCCGTCCGTCAGGTCGTGCAGCTCTCGCTCACCTTCGACCACCGCGTCTGCGACGGCGGCACGGCGGGCGGCTTCCTGCGGTACGTGGCGGACTGCGTCGAGCAGCCGGCGGTCCTGCTCCGCACGGTCTGA
- a CDS encoding Lrp/AsnC family transcriptional regulator yields MAEDWERVVAPAPAPVIPGAPARPLDAIDRDILRILQTDGRASVRSVAERVHVSRANAYARINRLIDDGVIRGFSARVNHERAGHGASAYITLKIVQNSWRTVREQLQALPGAAHIALVSGDFDVLLLVHTPDNRTLRELVLTKLQSIPEVLSTRTLLVFEETDLDPDHRDPGR; encoded by the coding sequence ATGGCCGAGGACTGGGAGCGGGTCGTCGCACCGGCGCCGGCACCGGTGATCCCAGGAGCCCCGGCACGCCCGCTGGACGCCATCGACCGCGACATCCTGCGCATCCTGCAGACGGACGGCCGCGCCTCGGTCCGCTCCGTGGCCGAGCGGGTGCACGTCTCCCGGGCCAACGCGTACGCGCGCATCAACCGGCTCATCGACGACGGGGTGATCCGCGGGTTCAGCGCGCGCGTGAACCACGAGCGGGCGGGGCACGGCGCCTCCGCCTACATCACGCTCAAGATCGTCCAGAACTCCTGGAGGACCGTGCGCGAGCAGCTCCAGGCCCTGCCGGGAGCCGCACACATCGCCCTGGTCAGCGGCGATTTCGACGTCCTGCTGCTCGTCCACACGCCCGACAACCGGACCCTGCGCGAGCTGGTGCTCACCAAGCTCCAGTCGATCCCCGAGGTGCTCTCCACCCGGACCCTGCTGGTCTTCGAGGAGACGGACCTGGACCCGGACCACCGGGACCCGGGACGCTGA
- a CDS encoding TetR/AcrR family transcriptional regulator — translation MTTAKRDTYTPETLLSVAVQVFNERGYDGTSMEHLSKAAGISKSSIYHHVSGKEELLRRAVSRALDGLFAVLDEPGAGRGKAVERVEYVTRRTVEVLIAELPYVTLLLRVRGNTATERWAMERRREFDHKVADLLKAAAAEGDLRADVDIRLATRLLFGMINSLVEWYRPHPGATAEGEQLAETVAHLAFDGLRTAR, via the coding sequence ACCTACACCCCCGAGACGCTGCTCTCGGTCGCCGTCCAGGTCTTCAACGAGCGCGGCTACGACGGCACGTCGATGGAGCACCTGTCCAAGGCGGCCGGGATCTCGAAGTCCTCGATCTACCACCACGTCTCCGGCAAGGAGGAGCTGCTGCGGCGGGCGGTCAGCCGGGCGCTCGACGGGCTCTTCGCGGTGCTCGACGAGCCGGGGGCCGGGCGCGGCAAGGCCGTCGAGCGGGTCGAGTACGTCACGCGCCGCACCGTCGAGGTGCTGATAGCGGAGCTGCCGTACGTGACGCTGCTGCTGCGGGTGCGGGGCAACACCGCCACCGAGCGGTGGGCGATGGAGCGGCGCCGCGAGTTCGACCACAAGGTGGCCGATCTGCTGAAGGCCGCGGCCGCCGAGGGCGACCTGCGGGCCGATGTGGACATCCGGCTCGCGACCCGGCTCCTCTTCGGCATGATCAACTCGCTGGTGGAGTGGTACCGGCCGCATCCGGGAGCGACGGCGGAGGGGGAGCAGCTCGCCGAGACGGTCGCCCACCTGGCCTTCGACGGGCTCCGTACGGCCCGCTGA